One Leptospiraceae bacterium genomic window carries:
- a CDS encoding NADH-quinone oxidoreductase subunit C codes for MKNASWVERESSEMLNLVYYNLPDTRKLLLDYSTTRGVLHKCYSDVFSSHFFKNYYFVNYDAY; via the coding sequence ATGAAAAATGCAAGTTGGGTAGAGCGTGAGTCTTCTGAGATGCTTAACCTTGTTTATTACAATCTTCCTGACACTCGAAAACTCTTACTTGACTACTCAACCACTCGTGGCGTGTTGCATAAATGCTATAGTGATGTGTTTTCTTCTCATTTTTTTAAAAATTATTATTTTGTTAACTATGACGCCTATTAA